ATAGCGGAGCGCTTCAAGGATGCAAAAAACTTTCTCTATCTTGGACGCGGCTTCAATTTTCCGGTTGCCTTGGAAGGCGCCCTGAAGCTCAAGGAGATCTCCTATATTCATGCAGAAGGTTACCCTGCAGCGGAGATGAAGCATGGTCCGATTGCCCTGATTGACGAAGATATGCCAGTCATTATTCTTGCTACCCGTGACAATACCTATGCCAAGATTCTTAGCAACATTGAAGAGGTGCGAAGCAGGAAAGGGCGGGTTATTGCCATTGCAAGTGAGGGAGATACTGAGGTCAGTCGTCTTACCGAAGAGGTCATCTATATTCCCCAGGCATCCGGGCCGATAACGCCGCTTCTGACAGTGGTTCCCTTGCAGCTTCTTGCCTATCATATTGCAACATTACGGGGCTGCAATGTTGACCGTCCACGAAATCTGGCAAAATCGGTCACGGTCGAATAAGCAGAAAGGGTTAAGTCAAGAGGGTCGTGGGAATTATTATGTAGCACTGTTCGTTGAGGGAAAGGTCTCTTGATTGTCAGGATATCCTTTCCTTCACTGAAACTGTACAAACGTATATGCGAGGTCATGTTGTTGTTACCGGAGCTACCGGTGTGATAGGCGCTGAGCTTGCCCGGAGGCTGATTGAGCGTGGTGAGAAGCTCGTTTTGCTTGTTCGTTCGCCTGAGGCAGCTTCTCTGAAAATTCCTGGAGCGGCGGCTTATGTCAGGTGGGATTCGGAGATGGCGAGCGGTGAGTGGAGCGCTTCTGTTGATGGCGCCAAAGCTGTCATTCATCTTGCCGGAAAACCTTTGCTTGAAAGTCGCTGGAGCGAGGAGCACAAGGCGGAGTGTTATAATTCAAGAATTCTTGGTACCCGTCATATCGTTTCGGCCATTGCCAGTGCGTCGGAAAAACCTCAGGTATTTATCTCATCATCAGCCATTGGTTATTATGGCTCCTTTTTCAGTTGTGACGATACGGCCGATATTTCCGAGTCTGGCAGGGCGGGCAGCGATTTTCTTGCGAAAATCTGTTTTGACTGGGAAAAAGAGGCGCTTGAAGCTGAAAAGAGTGGCGTGCGCCTTGTGTTGTTGAGGACGGGTATTGTGTTGACGACAAGAGGCGGGATGCTGCAGAAGATGCTTGCGCCCTTCCGCTTTTTTCTTGGCGGACCCATTGGTTCAGGTCTTCAGTGCATCTCCTGGATTCATATTGATGACGAGCTTGCCTGTATTCTTGAGGCCCTTGATAATGCGGCTTACTCTGGAGCAATGAATGCGGTCAGTCCGCAACCTGTTTCCATGAATGATTTTGCCAAAGGGCTTGGAGCCGTTCTTGGCCGTCCATCTCTGTTACCGGTACCCCGGTTTGCTGTTGATATGCTGATGGGTGAAGGAGGAGAGTATGCGGTAAAAGGCCAGAGAGTAAAGCCTGTAGTTTTACAGAAGCACGGATTTGCCTTCCGCTATCCGAAACTTTCTGATGCTTTAGCTGATTTGATTGCCAATAAGAAATAACTTGTTTAACGAACGAATTAAAAAGGAGTCTGCAGATGGGTACAAGAGGTCGTGAAATAGTTGGAGAGCATCTTCCCCGTGTTCTTGAGTTGCTTAACAAGGCTTTTGCTGATGAGTGGCTTGCCTACTATCAGTACTGGATTGGGGCAAAGCTGGTTCAGGGCCCTATGAAAGATGCCGTGATTGCCGAACTTCTGCAACATGCTGCAGATGAGCTTCGTCACGCTGATATGGTATCCGCCCGG
The DNA window shown above is from Pelodictyon phaeoclathratiforme BU-1 and carries:
- a CDS encoding TIGR01777 family oxidoreductase; translation: MRGHVVVTGATGVIGAELARRLIERGEKLVLLVRSPEAASLKIPGAAAYVRWDSEMASGEWSASVDGAKAVIHLAGKPLLESRWSEEHKAECYNSRILGTRHIVSAIASASEKPQVFISSSAIGYYGSFFSCDDTADISESGRAGSDFLAKICFDWEKEALEAEKSGVRLVLLRTGIVLTTRGGMLQKMLAPFRFFLGGPIGSGLQCISWIHIDDELACILEALDNAAYSGAMNAVSPQPVSMNDFAKGLGAVLGRPSLLPVPRFAVDMLMGEGGEYAVKGQRVKPVVLQKHGFAFRYPKLSDALADLIANKK